The following proteins come from a genomic window of Streptomyces sp. NBC_00539:
- a CDS encoding helix-turn-helix domain-containing protein, with protein MADDYLVRIGKLIRDARQHRGWTQSQLAEALGTSQSAVNRIERGNQNISLEMIARIGEALDSEIVSLGYAGPMHLRVVGGRRLSGAIDVKTSKNACVALLCASLLNKGRTVLRRVARIEEVYRLLEVLNSIGVRTRWINEGVDLEIVPPARLDMDAMDADAARRTRSIIMFLGPLLHRMDQFRLPYAGGCDLGTRTIEPHMIALRRFGLEITATEGIYHAQVAAGVSPDRPIVLTERGDTVTENALLAAARHDGVSVIRNASSNYMVQDLCFFLETLGVKVEGIGTTTLTVHGVPTIDVDVDYSPSEDPVEAMSLLAAAVVTESELTIRRVPIEFMEIELAVLEEMGLDHDRSAEYTADNGRTRLVDLTVRPSKLEAPIDKIHPMPFPGLNIDNVPFFAAIAAAAQGQTLIHDWVYDNRAIYLTDLNRLGGRLQLLDPHRVLVEGPTRWRAAEMMCPPALRPAVVVLLAMMAAEGTSVLRNVYVINRGYEELAERLNSVGAQIEIFRDI; from the coding sequence ATGGCAGACGACTACCTCGTACGCATCGGCAAGCTCATCCGTGACGCCCGGCAGCACCGGGGCTGGACACAGAGTCAGCTTGCCGAAGCACTCGGCACCAGCCAGAGCGCCGTCAACCGGATCGAACGCGGCAACCAGAACATCAGCCTTGAGATGATCGCTCGCATCGGTGAAGCCCTCGACAGCGAAATCGTCTCTCTGGGCTACGCCGGACCCATGCACCTGCGGGTCGTCGGCGGCCGCCGTCTCTCCGGTGCCATCGACGTCAAGACGAGCAAGAACGCGTGCGTCGCACTCCTCTGCGCCTCGTTGCTCAACAAGGGCCGCACCGTGCTGCGGCGGGTCGCCCGCATCGAGGAGGTCTACCGCCTCCTCGAAGTCCTGAACTCCATCGGTGTGCGCACCCGCTGGATCAACGAAGGCGTGGACCTGGAGATCGTTCCTCCGGCCCGCCTCGACATGGACGCCATGGACGCGGACGCGGCCCGCCGGACGCGCAGCATCATCATGTTCCTGGGTCCGCTGCTGCACCGGATGGACCAGTTCCGGCTGCCGTACGCCGGCGGCTGCGACCTCGGGACCCGCACCATCGAGCCCCACATGATCGCCCTGCGCCGCTTCGGCCTGGAGATCACCGCGACCGAGGGCATCTACCACGCCCAGGTCGCCGCCGGAGTCTCCCCGGACCGCCCGATCGTCCTGACCGAGCGCGGGGACACGGTCACCGAGAACGCGCTGCTGGCCGCCGCCCGGCACGACGGTGTCTCCGTCATCCGCAACGCCTCCTCCAACTACATGGTCCAGGACCTCTGTTTCTTCCTGGAGACCCTGGGCGTCAAGGTCGAGGGCATCGGCACCACCACCCTCACCGTCCACGGCGTCCCCACCATCGACGTCGACGTGGACTACTCCCCCTCCGAGGACCCGGTCGAGGCGATGAGCCTGCTGGCCGCGGCAGTGGTCACCGAGTCCGAACTGACCATCCGCCGGGTGCCGATCGAGTTCATGGAGATCGAGCTGGCGGTCCTGGAGGAGATGGGCCTCGACCACGACCGCTCCGCGGAGTACACCGCCGACAACGGCCGCACCCGCCTGGTCGACCTGACGGTCCGCCCGTCGAAGCTCGAAGCCCCCATCGACAAGATCCACCCGATGCCGTTCCCCGGGCTGAACATCGACAACGTCCCGTTCTTCGCGGCCATCGCCGCCGCCGCCCAGGGCCAGACGCTGATCCACGACTGGGTGTACGACAACCGGGCCATCTACCTGACCGACCTCAACCGGCTCGGCGGCCGCCTCCAGCTCCTGGACCCCCACCGCGTCCTGGTCGAGGGACCCACCCGCTGGCGCGCGGCGGAAATGATGTGTCCCCCCGCCCTGCGCCCGGCGGTGGTCGTCCTCCTGGCCATGATGGCCGCCGAGGGCACCTCGGTCCTGCGCAACGTCTACGTCATCAACCGCGGCTACGAGGAACTGGCCGAACGCCTCAACTCGGTCGGCGCCCAGATCGAGATCTTCCGCGACATCTAG
- the ngcE gene encoding N-acetylglucosamine/diacetylchitobiose ABC transporter substrate-binding protein, translated as MGSTSAHGENSTGEGLGRRDLIKRSAALGLIAVPTMSFLSACASGGDTTTKGPAKGAVSKDNPFGVPKGGKMDVVVFKGGFGDDYAKAWEAAFDKKWGTTSSHLGTQEITGKLQPRFNGGNPPDVIDDSGAQQIKVDVLAKGGQLADLTQVLDAPSLDDPSKKVRDMLIPGTVEQGTQGGKFVALYYVYTVFGFWYSGKLFKEKGWSEPKTWDEFLAVCTKAKEAGIGGLAHQGKYPYYINVVIMDLIAKKGGLDAMKAIDNLEPNAFEGNPAALAAVEAVYEVVEKGLLMPGTNGLTHTESQTAWNQYKAAFIPSGSWLENEQLKQTPEDFDMKFLPVPVLADSKLPFEAIRAGAGEPFIVPEKAANKAGGLEFLRSMLSREWSTTFAQQANSLTVVKDGVDPGVKLRPGTQSAVAAVKAAGTNTFNYLYPDWYSEMDTEIQNASNELMAQRIQPKEWIKRAQAAVDKAAKDPNAKNNRRS; from the coding sequence ATGGGATCCACCTCCGCCCACGGCGAGAACAGCACCGGTGAGGGCCTCGGCCGCCGGGACCTGATCAAGCGCTCCGCGGCACTCGGCCTGATCGCCGTCCCGACGATGAGCTTCCTTTCCGCCTGCGCCTCCGGCGGCGACACCACGACGAAGGGTCCCGCGAAGGGGGCCGTCTCCAAGGACAACCCCTTCGGCGTACCCAAGGGCGGCAAGATGGACGTCGTCGTCTTCAAGGGCGGCTTCGGCGACGACTACGCCAAGGCGTGGGAAGCCGCCTTCGACAAGAAGTGGGGCACCACCAGCTCCCACCTGGGCACCCAGGAGATCACCGGCAAGCTCCAGCCGCGCTTCAACGGCGGCAACCCGCCGGACGTCATCGACGACTCGGGCGCCCAGCAGATCAAGGTCGACGTCCTCGCCAAGGGCGGCCAGCTCGCCGACCTCACCCAGGTCCTCGACGCGCCCTCGCTGGACGACCCGTCCAAGAAGGTGCGGGACATGCTGATCCCGGGCACCGTCGAACAGGGCACCCAGGGCGGCAAGTTCGTCGCCCTGTACTACGTCTACACCGTGTTCGGCTTCTGGTACTCCGGCAAGCTCTTCAAGGAGAAGGGCTGGAGCGAGCCCAAGACCTGGGACGAGTTCCTGGCCGTCTGCACGAAGGCCAAGGAAGCCGGCATCGGCGGCCTCGCCCACCAGGGGAAGTACCCGTACTACATCAACGTCGTCATCATGGACCTGATCGCCAAGAAGGGCGGCCTGGACGCGATGAAGGCGATCGACAACCTCGAACCGAACGCCTTCGAGGGCAACCCCGCCGCCCTCGCGGCGGTCGAAGCGGTGTACGAGGTCGTGGAGAAGGGCCTGCTGATGCCGGGCACCAACGGCCTCACCCACACGGAGTCCCAGACCGCCTGGAACCAGTACAAGGCCGCCTTCATCCCCTCCGGATCCTGGCTGGAGAACGAGCAGCTCAAGCAGACCCCGGAGGACTTCGACATGAAGTTCCTGCCGGTGCCGGTGCTCGCCGACAGCAAGCTGCCCTTCGAGGCCATCCGGGCCGGGGCGGGCGAGCCCTTCATCGTCCCCGAGAAGGCCGCCAACAAGGCCGGCGGCCTGGAGTTCCTGCGCTCGATGCTGTCACGCGAATGGTCGACCACCTTCGCCCAGCAGGCCAACTCCCTCACCGTCGTCAAGGACGGCGTGGACCCCGGGGTCAAGCTGCGCCCGGGCACGCAGTCCGCGGTGGCGGCGGTCAAGGCGGCCGGGACCAACACCTTCAACTACCTGTACCCCGACTGGTACAGCGAGATGGACACCGAGATCCAGAACGCGTCCAATGAGCTGATGGCCCAGCGGATCCAGCCCAAGGAATGGATCAAGCGGGCCCAGGCTGCGGTAGACAAGGCTGCCAAGGACCCGAACGCGAAGAACAACCGCCGCAGCTGA
- a CDS encoding carbohydrate ABC transporter permease: MTTVIKAPGEPAAERPGGGRPAKEGGKGPSDGMVLNVFSHGFLAVWAILIVLPLIWLALGSFKTDSQIGGSALSWPSHWHFDAFSRAWDKGIGDYFAHTLIVLVFSVPLTMLLGSMAAYVLARYPFPGNRILYYFFVSGAMFPVFLALVPLFFMVKRLDMLNTYQGLILVYVAYSMPFTVFFMHSFFRTLPTAVHEAAVIDGASDTRIFFQVMLPMAKPGLISVGIFNVLGQWNQYILPSVLMQPQSGSDPERYMLTQGLIQLQYQMGYETDLPVLFAGVTLAMIPMLVVYLSFQRQIQAGLTSATLK; the protein is encoded by the coding sequence ATGACCACAGTGATCAAGGCTCCCGGAGAGCCCGCCGCCGAGCGGCCCGGCGGCGGCCGCCCCGCCAAGGAGGGCGGCAAGGGCCCCTCCGACGGCATGGTGCTCAACGTCTTCTCGCACGGGTTCCTGGCCGTCTGGGCGATACTGATCGTCCTGCCCCTGATCTGGCTCGCGCTCGGCTCGTTCAAGACCGACTCGCAGATCGGCGGCTCGGCCCTCAGCTGGCCCTCCCACTGGCACTTCGACGCCTTCTCCCGTGCCTGGGACAAGGGCATCGGCGACTACTTCGCCCACACGCTGATCGTGCTGGTGTTCTCCGTCCCGCTGACCATGCTGCTCGGGTCGATGGCGGCGTACGTACTGGCCCGCTACCCCTTCCCGGGGAACCGGATCCTCTACTACTTCTTCGTCAGCGGGGCGATGTTCCCCGTCTTCCTGGCGCTCGTCCCGCTGTTCTTCATGGTCAAGCGCCTCGACATGCTCAACACGTACCAGGGTCTGATCCTCGTGTACGTGGCGTACTCGATGCCGTTCACCGTCTTCTTCATGCACTCGTTCTTCCGGACGCTGCCGACGGCGGTCCACGAGGCGGCGGTGATCGACGGGGCCTCCGACACCCGGATCTTCTTCCAGGTGATGCTGCCGATGGCCAAGCCCGGCCTGATCAGCGTGGGGATATTCAATGTCCTGGGCCAGTGGAACCAGTACATCCTGCCCTCCGTGCTGATGCAGCCCCAGAGCGGATCGGACCCCGAGCGCTACATGCTCACCCAGGGCCTGATCCAGCTCCAGTACCAGATGGGCTACGAGACGGACCTGCCGGTGCTGTTCGCCGGCGTGACCCTCGCGATGATCCCGATGCTGGTGGTCTACCTCTCCTTCCAGCGCCAGATCCAGGCCGGCCTGACCTCCGCCACCCTCAAGTAG
- the acnA gene encoding aconitate hydratase AcnA: MSANSFDARSTLQVGDESYEIFRLDKVEGAARLPYSLKVLLENLLRTEDGANITADHIRSLGNWDSQAQPSEEIQFTPARVIMQDFTGVPCVVDLATMREAVKALGGDPSKINPLAPAELVIDHSVIADKFGTNDAFAQNVELEYGRNKERYQFLRWGQTAFDEFKVVPPGTGIVHQVNIEHLARTVMVRNGQAYPDTLVGTDSHTTMVNGLGVLGWGVGGIEAEAAMLGQPVSMLIPRVVGFKLTGELPTGTTATDLVLTITEMLRKHGVVGKFVEFYGEGVAATSLANRATIGNMSPEFGSTAAIFPIDDETLKYLRLTGRDAQQVALVEAYAKEQGLWLDPAAEPDFSEKLELDLSTVVPSIAGPKRPQDRIVLANAAEQFAVDVRNYVSDDEEAGKESFPASDAPASADGIPTKPTLVTLADGTSFEIDHGAVTVAAITSCTNTSNPYVMVAAALVAKKAAEKGLTRKPWVKTTLAPGSKVVTDYFDKAGLTPYLDKLGFNLVGYGCTTCIGNSGPLDEEISKAINEADLAVTSVLSGNRNFEGRINPDVKMNYLASPPLVVAYAIAGSMKVDITKDAIGIDTEGKPVYLQDIWPSEAEVNDVVANAIGEDMFNKSYQDVFAGDAQWQALSIPTGNTFEWDPQSTYVRKPPYFEGMTMETTPVSDIAGARVLAKLGDSVTTDHISPAGAIKADTPAGKYLTEHGVERRDFNSYGSRRGNHEVMIRGTFANIRLRNQIAPGTEGGFTRDFTQADAPVSFIYDASQNYQAAGVPLVILAGKEYGSGSSRDWAAKGTALLGVKAVIAESYERIHRSNLIGMGVLPLQFPEGASAAALGLTGEETFSFTGVEELNNGTTPRTVKVTTDTGVEFDAVVRIDTPGEADYYRNGGIMQYVLRNLIRG; this comes from the coding sequence GTGTCGGCGAACAGCTTCGACGCCCGCAGCACGCTGCAGGTGGGCGACGAGTCGTACGAGATCTTCCGGCTGGACAAGGTCGAGGGCGCGGCCCGCCTTCCCTACAGCCTGAAGGTCCTGCTGGAGAACCTGCTCCGTACCGAGGACGGCGCGAACATCACCGCCGACCACATCCGGTCCCTCGGCAACTGGGACTCGCAGGCGCAGCCCAGCGAGGAGATCCAGTTCACGCCGGCCCGCGTGATCATGCAGGACTTCACCGGCGTCCCCTGCGTCGTCGACCTCGCCACGATGCGCGAGGCCGTGAAGGCCCTCGGCGGCGACCCGTCGAAGATCAACCCGCTGGCCCCGGCCGAGCTGGTCATCGACCACTCGGTCATCGCCGACAAGTTCGGCACGAACGACGCGTTCGCCCAGAACGTGGAGCTGGAGTACGGCCGCAACAAGGAGCGCTACCAGTTCCTGCGCTGGGGCCAGACCGCCTTCGACGAGTTCAAGGTCGTCCCCCCGGGCACCGGCATCGTCCACCAGGTCAACATCGAGCACCTGGCCCGCACGGTCATGGTCCGAAACGGCCAGGCCTACCCCGACACCCTCGTCGGCACCGACTCGCACACCACCATGGTCAACGGCCTGGGCGTGCTGGGCTGGGGCGTCGGCGGCATCGAGGCCGAGGCCGCGATGCTCGGCCAGCCGGTCTCCATGCTGATCCCGCGCGTCGTGGGCTTCAAGCTGACCGGCGAGCTGCCGACCGGCACCACCGCCACCGACCTCGTGCTGACCATCACCGAGATGCTGCGCAAGCACGGCGTCGTCGGCAAGTTCGTCGAGTTCTACGGTGAGGGCGTCGCCGCCACCTCCCTCGCGAACCGCGCCACCATCGGCAACATGTCGCCGGAGTTCGGCTCGACCGCCGCGATCTTCCCGATCGACGACGAGACGCTGAAGTACCTGCGCCTGACCGGCCGCGACGCCCAGCAGGTCGCGCTCGTCGAGGCGTACGCCAAGGAGCAGGGCCTGTGGCTGGACCCGGCCGCCGAGCCCGACTTCTCCGAGAAGCTCGAGCTCGACCTCTCGACGGTCGTCCCCTCCATCGCCGGCCCGAAGCGCCCGCAGGACCGCATCGTCCTCGCGAACGCCGCCGAGCAGTTCGCCGTCGACGTGCGCAACTACGTCAGCGACGACGAGGAGGCCGGCAAGGAGTCCTTCCCGGCGTCCGACGCCCCGGCCTCCGCCGACGGCATCCCGACCAAGCCGACCCTGGTCACGCTGGCCGACGGCACCTCGTTCGAGATCGACCACGGCGCCGTCACCGTCGCCGCGATCACCTCCTGCACCAACACCTCGAACCCCTACGTCATGGTCGCCGCGGCGCTCGTGGCGAAGAAGGCGGCCGAGAAGGGCCTGACCCGCAAGCCGTGGGTCAAGACCACCCTGGCCCCGGGTTCGAAGGTCGTCACCGACTACTTCGACAAGGCCGGCCTGACCCCGTACCTGGACAAGCTGGGCTTCAACCTGGTCGGCTACGGCTGCACCACCTGCATCGGCAACTCCGGTCCGCTGGACGAGGAGATCTCGAAGGCGATCAACGAGGCCGACCTCGCGGTCACCTCGGTGCTCTCGGGCAACCGCAACTTCGAGGGCCGCATCAACCCCGACGTCAAGATGAACTACCTGGCCTCCCCGCCGCTGGTCGTCGCGTACGCCATCGCGGGCTCCATGAAGGTGGACATCACCAAGGACGCCATCGGCATCGACACCGAGGGCAAGCCGGTCTACCTCCAGGACATCTGGCCCTCCGAGGCCGAGGTCAACGACGTCGTGGCGAACGCCATCGGCGAGGACATGTTCAACAAGTCCTACCAGGACGTCTTCGCGGGCGACGCCCAGTGGCAGGCGCTGTCCATCCCGACCGGCAACACGTTCGAGTGGGACCCGCAGTCCACCTACGTCCGCAAGCCCCCGTACTTCGAGGGCATGACGATGGAGACCACCCCGGTCTCCGACATCGCCGGCGCCCGCGTGCTGGCGAAGCTGGGCGACTCGGTCACCACCGACCACATCTCCCCGGCCGGTGCGATCAAGGCCGACACCCCGGCCGGCAAGTACCTCACGGAGCACGGTGTCGAGCGCCGCGACTTCAACTCCTACGGTTCCCGCCGCGGCAACCACGAGGTCATGATCCGCGGTACGTTCGCCAACATCCGCCTGCGCAACCAGATCGCGCCGGGCACCGAGGGCGGCTTCACCCGCGACTTCACGCAGGCCGACGCGCCGGTCTCCTTCATCTACGACGCCTCGCAGAACTACCAGGCCGCCGGCGTCCCGCTGGTGATCCTGGCGGGCAAGGAGTACGGCTCGGGCTCGTCCCGTGACTGGGCGGCCAAGGGCACTGCGCTCCTCGGCGTCAAGGCCGTCATCGCCGAGTCCTACGAGCGCATCCACCGCTCGAACCTGATCGGCATGGGCGTGCTCCCGCTGCAGTTCCCCGAGGGCGCCTCGGCGGCCGCGCTGGGCCTCACCGGCGAGGAGACCTTCTCCTTCACCGGCGTGGAGGAGCTGAACAACGGCACCACCCCGCGCACCGTCAAGGTGACCACCGACACCGGCGTGGAGTTCGACGCGGTCGTGCGCATCGACACCCCCGGTGAGGCGGACTACTACCGCAACGGCGGCATCATGCAGTACGTGCTCCGCAACCTGATCCGCGGCTAG
- a CDS encoding carbohydrate ABC transporter permease: protein MSHVARGTGRGGFITGFLILPLALYLTFVIWPYIQTFGYSFTNWSGQSPTFRFVGLDNYAALMKDEVFRGALWHNLLLLVFVPVITILLALFFAFMVNAGGRSGAGGVRGVRGSGLYKIVYFFPQVLSLAILAVLFGAVYRSDAGGLLNGFLTRLGLVDPAHPVEWLNEPNLVLWCLLMVVVWHGVGFYLVLFSAAMQSIPKDIYEAALLDGAGRAQTFFKVTLPLLWDSVQTSAVYLGIAAMDMFVLVSTMTSGQFGGGPDHHSEVMATVLMRNFLYFGKSGYACAMGVVMLVLTMILSIVTLRATRRERIEF from the coding sequence ATGAGCCACGTTGCCCGCGGCACAGGACGGGGCGGTTTCATCACCGGCTTCCTGATCCTGCCGCTCGCGCTGTACCTGACCTTCGTCATCTGGCCCTACATCCAGACGTTCGGCTATTCCTTCACCAACTGGTCGGGCCAGTCGCCGACGTTCCGGTTCGTCGGCCTGGACAACTACGCGGCGCTGATGAAGGATGAGGTCTTCCGCGGCGCCCTGTGGCACAACCTGCTGCTCCTGGTGTTCGTCCCGGTGATCACCATCCTGCTCGCGCTGTTCTTCGCCTTCATGGTGAACGCGGGCGGCCGCAGCGGCGCGGGCGGGGTGCGGGGTGTGCGCGGTTCGGGCCTCTACAAGATCGTCTACTTCTTCCCGCAGGTCCTTTCCCTCGCCATCCTCGCCGTGCTCTTCGGCGCCGTGTACCGCAGCGACGCCGGCGGCCTGCTCAACGGCTTCCTCACCCGGCTCGGCCTCGTCGACCCGGCCCACCCCGTCGAATGGCTGAACGAGCCGAACCTGGTGCTGTGGTGCCTGCTCATGGTGGTCGTCTGGCACGGAGTCGGCTTCTACCTGGTGCTCTTCTCCGCCGCCATGCAGTCCATCCCGAAGGACATCTACGAGGCCGCGCTGCTGGACGGGGCCGGGCGGGCCCAGACCTTCTTCAAGGTCACCCTGCCCCTGCTGTGGGACTCGGTACAGACCTCCGCCGTGTACCTGGGCATCGCCGCGATGGACATGTTCGTCCTGGTGTCCACCATGACCTCGGGCCAGTTCGGCGGCGGCCCCGACCACCACAGCGAGGTCATGGCGACCGTGCTGATGCGCAACTTCCTCTACTTCGGCAAGAGCGGATACGCCTGCGCCATGGGCGTGGTCATGCTCGTCCTGACCATGATCCTTTCCATCGTCACGCTGCGCGCCACCCGCCGCGAGCGCATCGAGTTCTGA
- a CDS encoding LacI family DNA-binding transcriptional regulator, which produces MPGPGPTIADIARAAEVSTATVSHALNGTGRLADGTRRRVREVAAGLGYGSRRGPRTRTLGLAVTTYAGSAWDFAGIAYFSRLLTSATSAAHAHGYALTTLPADRGGEPLWHTLAVDGMLLLDSPAGDPVLRALRARGMPLVFDGRPADPWPSDTWVDNDHASTTRDVLDHLATSGARRIALHSGYGREFYTGAVTSAYEQWCAQRGADPLVIPFDPDDGAGHAFDGAFGGPARPDAVYCVYDPGGRQALAAAARHGIRTPHDLLLVCASEDPAYARNDPPVTTVTLDPERIAVRAVSALVALIESGQAESPGQLTVEAGLRVRTSSLPPDMY; this is translated from the coding sequence GTGCCCGGCCCCGGACCGACCATCGCCGACATCGCGCGCGCCGCGGAGGTCTCCACCGCGACCGTCTCCCACGCCCTCAACGGCACCGGACGCCTCGCCGACGGCACGCGCCGCCGCGTCCGCGAGGTGGCGGCCGGCCTCGGGTACGGCTCCCGGCGCGGCCCCCGCACCCGCACCCTCGGCCTCGCGGTGACCACGTACGCCGGCTCCGCCTGGGACTTCGCGGGGATCGCCTACTTCTCCCGGCTGCTCACCTCCGCGACCTCCGCCGCGCACGCCCACGGCTACGCCCTGACGACGCTGCCCGCGGACCGGGGCGGCGAGCCGCTGTGGCACACCCTCGCCGTCGACGGGATGCTGCTGCTCGACAGCCCGGCCGGGGACCCGGTGCTGCGCGCCCTGCGGGCCCGCGGCATGCCGCTGGTCTTCGACGGCCGCCCGGCGGACCCGTGGCCCTCGGACACATGGGTGGACAACGACCACGCGAGCACGACCCGAGACGTGCTCGACCACCTCGCGACCTCCGGCGCCCGGCGCATCGCGCTGCACTCCGGATACGGGCGGGAGTTCTACACCGGGGCCGTCACGTCCGCCTACGAACAGTGGTGCGCGCAGCGCGGTGCGGACCCGCTGGTGATTCCCTTCGATCCGGACGACGGTGCAGGTCACGCCTTCGACGGGGCCTTCGGCGGGCCCGCCCGGCCCGACGCCGTCTACTGCGTCTACGACCCCGGCGGCCGCCAGGCGCTGGCGGCCGCCGCGCGCCACGGCATCCGTACGCCGCACGACCTGCTGCTGGTCTGCGCCAGCGAGGATCCGGCGTACGCCCGCAATGACCCGCCCGTGACCACCGTCACCCTGGATCCGGAGCGGATCGCGGTCCGGGCGGTGTCCGCGCTGGTGGCGCTGATCGAATCCGGGCAAGCGGAATCGCCCGGCCAGCTGACCGTGGAGGCAGGGCTGAGGGTGCGCACCTCGTCCCTTCCCCCGGACATGTACTAG
- a CDS encoding amidohydrolase yields the protein MTPSPLSRRGLLASAGAASAATLLGAGTASAAAPGSSGGRGSAALVFHNARVYTGRSGGAPVEAVAVGRDGKILATGSSASVRRHAGRDTEVVDARGNTVMSGIHDGHVHPLGAGERSLRPSLASAETTVAELTALLTGFLADTGGAAAEPDGWLVVEDWNPVGLLPSGTSPHHTMLDALPTRRPVVLVGGDGHNLWANQRALDIAGITAATPDPVGGKVVKGPDGQPTGVLKDDAQALVKRHVPEPSAADLVAACAKVLELAAASGVTTMMDALVGRHELELYRALSAAGKLPQRIVPAIRLEAEQAKDPAASLAYARGLRREFEGVRGLRFGMVKVFLDGVIEYPAQTAALLEPYLDGAGRPTANRGELYTSAADYGRLTAAFNTAGWQMHAHGLGDRAVRTALDGYEYASRVTGHRDARNAIAHLQIVDPTDLPRFARLGVAVCMQLQWASRDTWTMEALLPYIGPRRHRWMYPARSIEKAGARLTGGSDWPVDVLQVWNQLRTAIDRQGAFGEGELYRELEGLSRDSALRMHTSGTAWQLRQEQLTGTVETGKAADLVLLDRDVTRCPVADISDMGVRMTLVGGRVVHDTESAAGRAASARAERARSAPRPAAYAAVHGDRHHACGH from the coding sequence ATGACCCCTTCCCCCCTGTCCCGGCGAGGACTCCTCGCGTCCGCCGGAGCCGCTTCGGCGGCCACGCTGCTGGGCGCGGGTACGGCTTCGGCCGCCGCCCCCGGCTCCTCCGGGGGCCGGGGCTCCGCCGCGCTGGTGTTCCACAACGCCCGGGTGTACACGGGCCGGTCGGGCGGCGCGCCGGTGGAGGCCGTCGCGGTGGGCCGGGACGGCAAGATCCTGGCCACCGGTTCGAGCGCCTCCGTACGCCGGCACGCGGGCCGGGACACCGAGGTGGTCGACGCCCGCGGCAACACCGTCATGAGCGGGATCCACGACGGGCACGTCCACCCGCTCGGCGCCGGCGAACGGTCCCTGCGCCCCTCGCTGGCGAGCGCGGAGACCACCGTGGCGGAACTCACCGCCCTGCTGACCGGGTTCCTCGCGGACACCGGCGGGGCGGCGGCGGAGCCCGACGGCTGGCTGGTCGTGGAGGACTGGAACCCGGTCGGGCTGCTGCCCTCGGGGACCAGCCCGCACCACACGATGCTGGACGCGCTGCCGACGCGGCGCCCCGTCGTCCTGGTCGGCGGTGACGGGCACAACCTCTGGGCCAACCAGCGGGCCCTCGACATCGCCGGGATCACGGCGGCCACCCCCGACCCGGTCGGCGGCAAGGTGGTCAAGGGGCCCGACGGGCAGCCGACGGGCGTGCTCAAGGACGACGCGCAGGCCCTGGTGAAGCGGCACGTCCCGGAGCCGTCCGCGGCCGACCTGGTGGCGGCCTGCGCGAAGGTGCTGGAGCTGGCGGCGGCTTCGGGGGTGACGACCATGATGGACGCACTGGTCGGCCGGCACGAGCTGGAGCTGTACCGGGCGCTGTCGGCGGCGGGGAAGCTGCCGCAGCGGATCGTGCCCGCCATCCGGCTGGAGGCGGAGCAGGCGAAGGACCCGGCGGCCTCGCTGGCGTACGCGCGGGGGCTGCGGCGGGAGTTCGAGGGGGTACGGGGGCTGCGGTTTGGGATGGTCAAGGTGTTCCTGGACGGGGTCATCGAGTACCCGGCGCAGACGGCGGCGCTGCTGGAGCCGTACCTGGACGGAGCGGGCAGACCGACCGCCAACCGGGGCGAGCTGTACACCTCGGCGGCGGACTACGGCCGGCTGACGGCGGCCTTCAACACGGCCGGCTGGCAGATGCACGCCCACGGCCTCGGCGACCGGGCGGTCCGTACCGCTTTGGACGGGTACGAGTACGCCAGTCGGGTGACGGGGCATCGGGACGCGCGCAATGCGATCGCCCATCTCCAGATAGTGGATCCGACCGACCTGCCCCGTTTCGCCCGGCTCGGTGTCGCCGTGTGCATGCAGCTCCAGTGGGCATCGCGCGACACCTGGACGATGGAGGCGCTGCTGCCCTACATCGGGCCCCGCCGCCACCGTTGGATGTACCCGGCACGGAGCATCGAGAAGGCGGGCGCGCGGCTCACGGGCGGCTCCGACTGGCCGGTGGACGTCCTGCAGGTGTGGAACCAGCTGCGGACGGCGATCGACCGGCAGGGCGCCTTCGGCGAGGGCGAGCTGTACCGGGAGCTGGAGGGCCTGAGCCGGGACTCGGCCCTGCGGATGCACACCTCGGGCACCGCCTGGCAGTTGCGCCAGGAGCAGCTGACCGGCACGGTGGAGACGGGCAAGGCCGCCGACCTGGTACTGCTGGACCGGGACGTGACCCGCTGCCCTGTGGCCGACATAAGCGACATGGGAGTACGTATGACCCTGGTCGGCGGGCGCGTCGTGCACGACACGGAGTCCGCGGCGGGCCGGGCGGCTTCGGCCCGAGCCGAACGGGCGCGGTCGGCCCCGCGCCCGGCGGCGTACGCGGCGGTCCACGGCGACCGGCACCACGCCTGCGGACACTGA